From the genome of Miscanthus floridulus cultivar M001 chromosome 10, ASM1932011v1, whole genome shotgun sequence, one region includes:
- the LOC136488304 gene encoding uncharacterized protein, translating to MNRKPNARGAWTYLENEFLDQRESRALLLSAEFRTVKQGSASITDFCRCLETMAATLSDFYDPIGDRTLVLTLLCGLNGKFRPMVSNLKMRQPFPTFEEARTLLLLEEIDNNDVAASEAAGASDPSASSAITALVTTPRPPAGRSYVG from the coding sequence ATGAACCGCAAGCCAAACGCGCGCGGCGCGTGGACCTACCTTGAGAATGAGTTCCTTGACCAGCGCGAATCGCGCGCCCTACTGCTCTCGGCGGAGTTCCGCACGGTGAAACAAGGGTCGGCCTCCATCACCGACTTCTGTCGCTGTCTTGAAACGATGGCGGCAACCCTCAGCGACTTCTACGATCCGATCGGGGATCGGACCTTGGTCCTCACTCTCCTTTGCGGGCTCAATGGCAAGTTCCGGCCCATGGTCTCCAACCTCAAGATGCGGCAACCCTTCCCCACCTTTGAGGAGGCTCGCACGCTCCTCCTGCTCGAGGAGATCGACAACAACGACGTTGCTGCAAGCGAAGCCGCCGGGGCATCGGACCCGTCGGCATCCTCTGCGATAACCGCGCTCGTCACTACCCCGCGCCCTCCTGCTGGGCGCTCCTACGTAGGCTAG